The window AGGAGATGACGTTGGACACGCGAATCGCCAGCGCATAATCGTGGCGCAGCACGGCGAACGGCAACAGCGAGGGCAGCACAACCATCACGGCCACGAACACGCAGGCCAGCGCCCCGGCGAAATCCTCGCGCTTAAGCCGCACCGGCTGGGGTTCGCTCTCGCGCAGGCGATCAACGAGGTCAACGTAGAGCAGTCGCCGCTCCGTTTCGCGGGTGATCGGTTCCAGCACGAAGCCCAGTTCGTCGTCTACGGCCTTAATCGCCTCTTCGACCGTATCGGCCGACTGGATGTACCACAGCACGCGGTGTTTCTCGCTGCGTTCCAGCACCTCGGTGAGGATGTAGACGATGCCATCGATGATGCCCCAGGCCAGGATCGCCAGGAAGGCGGCGACGAGCAAATCGTTCACATAGTCGGCCGATACAACTTCGCCCGGCCCCAGCTTGATGACGCGGAAAGCCAGGGTGAAGGTCAGCAGAATGAGGATGCTGTAGATCGTCTCGGCCAGCCGGTCGATGGGATCGAGCAGATGATCGAGGAAGCCCTCGCTGGGTTTGGCCCGTCGCCGGCCTCGGGAATGAACACGCGCGGTCATGGTTTATCTCACCGATCAGTCGCGCCTCGCCCGGCGCGGTTTAGGGTGGAATAGTAGCATGTCGCGGCGGGAATCAAAACGGATTCGCGATGGTCAATTGCTACGCCCTATCCGGCGGAAGCGGGTACAATTCATGCTGTCGTTCAAAACAAGAGGCGCTTTTGCGGAGGGAAGTTATGGTAGAGCCAATCGAAGGGGAAGTCGGCAGCACATTTATCTCCACCGGCCATTTACCGTCATCGGGAATGGTGCAGGCGTTGGTCGATCAGGCGCGGGAACGGTTTAAGGACAATGACGAGGGGCAAAACGCGTCCCACTATCCGGCTCTGGCCCTCGTGCCGCGCGATCTGTTCGGCATCTGTCTCACCGGGTCGGATGGCCAGGTATTCACCGCCGGCGATGTGGACGTTGACTTCACCATCATGAGCATCGCCAAGCCGTTCACGCTGGCCCTGATCTATCAGGTGCTGGGCGCGGAGATCGTGCGGCAAAAGGTTGGCCTAAACGCCACTGGCCTGCCGTTCAACTCCGTTCAGGCCATCGAACTGCACCCCGACCGCAAGACCAACCCCATGGTCAATCCGGGGGCGCTGGCGACGGTGAGCCTGGTGCCGGGGCGGACGGCCGAAGACAAGTGGAGCTTCATCCGCGAAGGTCTTTCCCGTTTCGCCGGCCGCGAACTGACGCTCAACGAACAGATCTACGCCTCGGCCTCGGCTTCCAATTCGCGCAATCGGGGCATCTCGCGCATCCTCTACGACTACAAGCGCCTCTACTTCGATCCCGAGGAGACGACCGACGTCTACACCCGGCAATCGTCGCTCAATGTGACGGCGCGCGATCTGGCGGTCATGGCCGCCACGCTGGCCGATGGCGGAGTCAATCCGCTGACGGGCGAGCGCGTGATCGAGGCTTCCCACTGCCGCCACGTCCTGGCCGTCATGGTCATCTCCGGCATGTACAACTCCTCCGGCGAATGGCTGTTCGACGTGGGCCTGCCGGCCAAGAGCGGGGTGGGTGGGGGCATCATCACCGTCGCGCCGGGCAAGGGCGGCATGGCCACCTTTGCCCCGCCGCTCGACCCCTCCGGCAACAGCATCCGGGGCAAGCTGGCGACGATGTTCCTCTCGGAGCGGTTGGGCCTGAATATGCTGGCTTCCGCGTCGGCTTGATAACGAACCGCTATAGACCTGACAGGTTGGCGGCCTGAGCCTGTGTCCAACCTGTTCCTGCACCACCGACCTGCCAGGTCTAGGTCTGGAAGGGGCGCGCCCGCCTATTTGGCCGGCGCTTTCTTGCGACTCCGAGGTTTGGGCTTAGTCACCTCGACCGGCGGCGGCGGTGGCTCATCGCCCGGCGCGTAATCGGGTAGCCCCAACGCCGGGAAGATCGCCAGCAGCGCGAACGCGCCCAAGATCAGGAACGACGCCCGCAACGCCCGCAGCCGGGCCATCTCGTTGATATTCACTGCCATGGCAACCTGCTCCGGCGTGGCCGTCGTTTGGGCCAGGAAGTCATCCAACTGATCGTTGGAGATGAAGTTGACGTTGTCCAGATTGACCTGTCGCAGCAGCGCGCGCGGAGGATTGGCCTGAGCGATGGCGCTGCTGATGAACAAGCTCAGCAGCCCCACGGCCACCACCCCGGCAAAGGCCGTCCCCAACGCCGTGGAGAGATTATTGGCCACGCCCCGTAGCGCGCCGACGTCGCCGGCCAGCGATTTGGGGGCCGAGGTCACCATGACGTTGAACAGCAGCGTCAGCAGCGAGCCTTCGCCCAGCCCGACCAGCAACAGGCCCAGGATGACCATGGCCGTGCCCCAATTGTTGCCCACCACGAACGACAGCAGCGTCAGGCCGGCGGCCACCAGAGCAAAGGCCACGATGGCAATGCGGCGCGGCGTAAAGCGGTCGTAGAACCGGACGATGAAGATGGCCGACGCGGCGATTGACAGGGTGTAGGGCACGACAGCGATGGCCGTCTGCATCGTCGTGCGCCCCTGGACGATCTGGATGAACAGCGGGATCAGAAAGTTGACCGCCGGCCCCAGCGCGCCGATGACCAGCAGGCAGATAATCGTCGCCCGTTCCGTGGGCGAATCGAGCACTTCCAGCGACAGCAGCGGCATCCGGCCCAACTCCGCGCGCTGGTGGGACCAGGCGAAGAAGGCCTGGAACAGCAGCAGGCCGAAGACGACGAACAGCATCGCCGGCGACAGACCGACCAGGTTGAACGGCGCGTTGCTGCTCGCCAGCACAATGCCCCAATTATTGAGGTTGTTGAAGCCGAAGCTGATCAGGATGACGGCGATGGCCGACAGGGCCACGCCGATGGCATCGATTTTGACCCCGCTCTGCCGCGGCACGGGGTGCAGCCGGAAGCTGAGCAGGAACACGACAATCGAGACGAAAGTCAGTAGGCCAAACGAGTAACGCCAACTGAGATAAGTCCCCAGGAAGCCGGCCACGAAAAAGGCCAGCGCCCCGGAGAGGGCGGGGGTGGCCGCCAGGATGCCCAACGCCTGCGATTTCTGCGGGCCACTATAATTGGCGGCGATGAGCACGACCAGCGTGGGCACGAGCGCCGCCGCCGCCAGCCCGGCCATTGCCTGGGCCGCGTTCATCATGCTGGCGTTCTGGCTGATCGCCATGACGGCCATCGCCAGGCCGTGGAGGAGCACCGTTATCTGGAAGACGAGCCGGTCGCCGAAAATCTTGCCCAGCTTGGCGCCCACCATGACAAAGGCCGCCACAAAGAGGGAGTAGACGACCAGCGCCGTCCCCACACCTGTGGAGGGTACATTCAACTCTTCGACGATTGGCCCGATAGAGACCGGAATCGCGTTCACGTTGAAGGCCATTTGCATTTGGGCCAGGACGATGATGCCCATGTAGAGCCACGTGACTTTTTCGGGCGTATTGACGTTTGCTACAGCTTGTTTGCTCATAGAATTTACCATTACCGGCTAGATGATGGCGACGGCGGCTGGAAGTTGGCTCAACTCATGGGGCCGCTTCCAGCCGATCTGATTATTGCCCTTCGCTGCCCCAGCGTTCGGCCAGTTTAATGCACATCTCGGTGGCGTAGCCCATATCCTGGACGCTGACCCACTCCAGCGGGCCGTGGATGTTTTGCATCCCGGTGAACAGATTGGGCGTGGGCACGCCTTTCTCGGTCAGGCGCGAGCCGTCGGTGCCGCCCCGGATGGGCATGAAGTAGTGCTCGATGCCGGCCGCGGCGTAGGCATCGACCGCCATGTCCACCGGGCGCATATCTTTTTCCAGCCAGTAGCGCATGTTGCGGTATTGCGGCGTCACCTCGCAGGTGATGTGGGCGCGCGGCTCGGTGGCCTGGATCGTGGCGCAGACCTGCCGGATCAAGGCTCCCTGGGCTTCCAGTTCGGCCATCTCGAAATCGCGCAGGATGAAATGCAGCTCGGCCGCCGCCGCCCCGCCGTTGATGGCGTAGATGTGGATGAAGCCCTGCCGGCCCTCGGTCGTCTCCGGCGTCAGTGTCACCTGCGGCAGCGTATCGATGATCTTGGCCGCCAGATGGAGGGCGTTAACCAGTTGATCTTTGGCCTGGCCGGGGTGGATGGACACGCCCTGCACCTTGACGGTGGCCTTGTCGGCCGAGAAGGTCTCATAGACCAGTTCGCCCAGCTCCGCGCCGTCCAGCGTATAGGCGAACTCGGCCCCCAGATCGCCCGGCAAATCGGCATGGACGCCGCGGCCGATCTCCTCGTCAGGCGTGAAGCAGATGCGGATGGGGCCGTGGGGGATTTCGGGATGGGCCAGCAGATGGCGGGCGGCGGCCATGATGATGGCGATGCCCGCCTTGTCGTCGGCTCCCAGCAGCGTCGTGCCGCTGGCGGTCACGATGTCGTCGCCGATCTTGGCCGCCAGATAGGGGAACGCCTGGGCCGAGAGCACCTGCTCCGGGTCGTCGGGCAGCACGATGTCGCCGCCGTCGTAGCCGCGATGGACGATGGGCTTCACGCCGAAGGCGTTGAAGGCCGGCGAGGTATCCACGTGGGCCAGAAAGGCGATGGTGGGGATGTCGCCGGCGACGGTGGCCGGGATGGTCGCCAGCGCCGCGCCATACTCGGTCAGACGCACGTCCTGCGCGCCGATCTCGTTGAGTTCGTCGACGAGCAGCTTGAGCAGGTCGTACTGGATTTCCGTGCTGGGCGAGGTGGGGGATTTTTCGTCGCTGGGCGTGTCGATCTTGCAATAGCGCACCAGGCGCTCCTCGACCTCGGCATCGAATTGGGTTGTCATTGTTTCCTCGTAGAAGAGAAGAGAATCCACAGATTGCACATATTACACAGATTCATAGCAGCAATCCGTGGGCTTCTCAACAATTGTTTGGCGCAAGGGAGGCGGCCGCCGGCCGCCTCCCTTGCGCCGTAGTTGGTGGAATGCGCGGCTACATGACCGGCGGGTAGCCGGGGCCGAGCGGAATGCCCAGGACGTACCACAGGATGAACAGGATGATCCAGGCCACGGCCAGGATGAGCGTGTAGGGCAGCATCATGGCGATGACCGTGCCGATGCCCGAATCCTTGCGGTAGCGCTGCATGACCGTGATGATGAAGGGCAGATAGACCATGAGCGGCGTGATGACGTTCATGGGCGAATCGCCGATGCGGTAGGCGGCCAGCACCGTCTGCGGCGCGGTGCCCAGGCGGATGAACAAGGGCACGAAGATAGGCGCGAAGATGGCCCATTTCGGCATCGCGCCGGGGATGATGATGTCGAGCATCATAATGACGACGATGAAGCCGACCAAAAGCGGGATCGCGCCGATGTTGGCCTGTTCCAGCCAGCCGGCCAGCGTCACGGCGATGACGCTGGGCATGTTGCTATAGTTGAAGTAGGCGATGAACTGGCTGATCATCAACAACATGAAGACCAGACCGGCCAGACCGGCGAAGGTCTTGGTGACGGCCTTGATCACGTCGCCGCTGCCACTGAAGGTCTTGGCCCCGTAGCCGTAGCCGATGCCGGCCATGAGGAAGACGAGCATGATGATGAACAGCAGACTGTCCATGAACGGCGTGGCGCCGATGATGCCGCCGGTCACCGGGTCGCGCAACGGCGCGCCGGGGAAGACGGTCAGCAGGAAGACGATGAGAATCACGGCCCCCGCGCCCAGACCGGCGAAGCGCATACCGCGGCCCTGGGCCGCCTTGTCCAGCTTGACGTCGGTTGTCGTTTGCGCGCCCGGTTCGGGCACGAAGGCCCCCACGCGCGGCTCGACGATGCGGTCAGTGATGAGCGCGGCGATGATGCTCAACAGGATCGACAGGACGACCTGGAAGTACAGGTTCGAGACGATGGTGATCGGTTGGCCGCCGGCCAGGGCGATGGCCTCGTTGGTGATCTCGGTCAGCATGGCGTCGAGCGGCGTGATCAGGATATTGATGGCGAAGATGGCGCTGACACCGCCATAGGCCGCGGCCACGCCCACCAGCGGGTTGCGTTTCACGCTGAGGAAGGCGGCCGCGCCGAGCGGTATCAGGATCAGATAGCCCGCGTCCGTGGCGACGCTGGACAACACACCAACAAAGATGATGATGAACGATAGCATCCAGCGCGGCGAGACTTCGACCAGGTTATGGATCAGGGCCGTCATCAGCCCCGACTCCTCGGCCACGCCCGCGCCCATCATCGCCACGAAGACGACGGCCACCACGCCAAACCCGGCGAAATTGGACACGAAGGAGGTGAAGATAAAACGGATACCCTCCGTGTCCAGCAGGCTGCGAATGGGGATGATCGTCTCCTGAATCTCGAAATCGGTATCCAGCGGTTCGGCCGGGAAATCCTCCAGAGGCTCGGTGGAATCGGCATAAAATTCCGTTTCCGCGCCGTCGGTGATGGGTACGGCGATCTGCTCGGTGACGCTGACACCCATCCAGGCCATCAGGGCCGACAATACGATGATGCCGATGATCAAATACAGGAACATCAGCACCGGGTGGGGAACCTTGTTGCCGATCCGCTCGACGGTTCCCAGCCACCCACTGGTTTCGGGCTTTGCTGCAGGGGCTTTGGACATGAAAATCTCCTCTTTTTCCGCAATAAATAACGGTCGCCAATAATCACGAACAGGCCCGGCTCTCGTCCGGCTAATCCCTTTTCCAGCCGGACGAGAGCCGCTATAGGTAAGGCTACTGGGCGTAGCCTCTCAGGAACTCGGTCAGCAAACGTACCCCCACGCCCGTGCCGCCGTGGGCGTCATACGGCTTGGACGGCGCGCCGGCCCAGGCGGTGCCGGCAATGTCCAGGTGGACGAAGGGGTAGTCGCCCACAAAGGCGGCCAGAAATGCTCCGGCGGTGATTGATCCGCCTTCACGGCCGCCGATGTTTTTCAGATCGGCGATCTCGCTCTTGATCATGTCGTGGTACTCTTGCCACAGGGGCAATTGCCACACGCGCTCGCCGCTGATCTCGCCGGCCCGGCTCACGCGCTCGGCCAGCAGATCGTCGGTCGCGACCATGCCCGTGGCATGGGAACCGAGGGCAATGATGATGGCTCCGGTCAGCGTCGAGAGTTCGACGATGGCCGCCGGGTTATAGCGTTGGGCGTAGTGGAGGGCGTCGGCCAGGATGATGCGCCCCTCGGCGTCGGTATTGAGCACCTCGATCGTCTTGCCGCTCAGCGTCGTCACCACGTCACCGGGGCGATAGGACGTGCCGCTGGGCATATTCTCGGCCGACGACACCAGGCCGACGACGTGCAACGGCAGCCCTAGCTCGGCCACGATTTGCATCGCGCCGAAGACGGCCGCCGACCCGCCCATGTCGGACTTCATGGTGTCCATGGCCTCGGCCGGCTTGATCGACAGGCCGCCGGAGTCGAACGTCAGCCCCTTGCCCACGAGGCAGATCGTCGGCGTGCCCTCTTGGGCCGCGCCATACTCCATGATGATGAAGCGCGGATCGTTGGCCGACCCCTGGCCCACGGCCAGGATGCCGCCAAAGCCCTGCTCGGTCAATTGCGCTTTGTCAAGCACGGTGGCTTTCAGACCCACACGCTGTTCAAGCTCAATCGCCTCTTCGCCCATGCGCGCGGGAGTCATGGCGTAGCCGGGGCTGTTCACCAGGTCGCGGGCGAACATCACGCCGCGGGCGACGATCTGCCCGGTGGCGATACCGGCGCGGACATCGGCCTCGCGCTCGTCGCCGGTATAGACGGTGGCGCTCTCCACGACGAACGTCTGCTCGGTGGTCAGGCCGGTGCGGTACTTCCAGTAGCGATAGGCGCCCAGATGAAGCCCCTCGGCCAACGCCTGGCCGGTGGCCGCGCCGTCGAGCGGCAGGTCATCGACCACGCCGATGCTGAGGGCCGCCACCTGAAGTTCGCGCGCCTGCCTCACGGCCGTGGCCGCGGCGCGGCGCACACTCTCGGCGGTCACTTTATCGCGCTTGCCCAACCCCACCAGCAGCAGACGGCGCGCGGCGACCGCGCCGCGTGGGTAGAGCAAAAGCGTCTGCCCGGCCCGGCCGCGAAAATCGTCCGGTTCCAGCAGCCCCGCCGCCGCGTCGGGCAGCGCCGCGTCTTCAAAGGCGGCGAGGACGGCCAGATCGGACGCCTCGCGCAGTACATTGCCGGATTTGACAGTGATATTCATGGTTACTCCTGGCCTATGGCCCTAGCGAGACTTGGCTGGTTTAGGTGCTCGTTTCACAGTGCGCGGCGGTTCCGGGGGTTGATAGCCCACCGGCAGATCCCCGCTCTGGAATCCGGGCATATGGCCGGCGGGTATGATCGCCAGCAGCGACATCCCGGCCAGCAACAGCAGCGTCATCTTCAGCGAGCGCAGGCGGGCCACCTCATTGATCGCCACCGCCTTGGCTACTTCGTCGGCCGTGGCCGACGTGCCGCCCAGGGCCTGCTCCACCTGACCATTGGTCAGGAAGTTGACGTTGTCGAAGTTCACCTGGTCGATGACTTCCTGGGAGATGACGGGGCTGGCGACCGCCTCGCGTTGCAGCATGCCGCCCAACAGGGCCACGGCTATCGCGGTCGAGACGGCGATGCCGACGCTGCCGGAGATGTTATGCGTCAGGCCGCGCCACGCGCCGACATCACCGGCCAGTTCCTTGGGCGAGGCCGAGAGCAGCGTGTTGAATACCAGGGCGACGATACAGCCCTGCGCCAGACCGAGGGTGATCAACCCCAACACGACCACCGGCTGGCTCCACTCGTTGCGAATGGCGAAAGCCAGCAAGGTGAGGGCCGCGGCCACGACCACGAAGCCCACCCGCGCGATCTGGCTGGGCGAGAAGCGATCGTAGAGGCGCACGACGAGCGTGTTGGCGATGAAGATCGATAGCGTATAGGGGATGATCGAGAAGGACGTGGCGATGCCCGTCATACCCTGCACCACCTGCATATAGAGCGGCAGCAGGAAGCTGGTGCCGGTGCCCACGAACAGCATGAGGGCCATGCAGGCCACCGTGGCCCGCTCCTGGGGCGTGTCGAGTACCTTCAGGGAGAAGACGACCGGCTTGTTCTCGGCCATGCGCCGGCGCGTCCAGCTCAGGAACGCCTGGGCAAAGATGACGGCCAACACCAGCAGGAAGGGCACGGGCGACAACCCCAACAGCGTGAAAGGCGCGTTCGACGTCGCCAGTAACGGCCCCCAGGTATTGAGGAAGCTGAAGCCGATGCTGATGAGCAGGACGGTGACCGACGATAGCAGCGCGCCGCGCCAATCGATCACCAGGTCGCGCTGCGGCGCGATGGGCTTGAGTCGCCAACTGAGCGCGAAGTTGAGCGCGCCCAGCACGGCCAGCAACACGAACGACCAGCGCCAGCCGACCGTCGTCGCCAGATAACCGGCGATGATGAGCGAGATGACCTGCGCCAAGGGAATGGCCGAGGCCAGAAAGCCGATGGCCTGCGCCTGTTGCCGGCCTTTGTAATTGGCGGCAATCAACACGGTCAGGGCTGGGGCCGAGAGGGCCACCGACGCGCCGGAGAAGGCCTGGGCCACGAACAACATCGTTCCGTTGCGCGCCAGGGCGATGATGAGCGCCGCCAGCGCGGGCACGAGCACGCCGATCTGGAAGGCGCGCCGGATGCCGATCTTGGCCCCCAGCTTCGCGCCCAACAAGATGAAGGACGCCATGGCGAACGTACCGGTTGTCAGGGCCGTCCCCACGGACGTGGCCGGGATGTTCAAATCCTGGGTGATGCCGGTGATGGAGACGTTGAAGGCGTTGAAGGATAACTGTATCTGGCACAACATGACAATGATGAGGGGTAGCCAGCCGGCCCGGGTTTCATTGTCAACGACATTTGAGAGGGACACGTTTTTTGACATTTTGTTGCTTGTCCGATGATGATGATGATTCGCTACTGATCGGTCATGCGGGCTAACTCTTCCAGATAGACGATGGCCGTCTCGATGCCCCGATGGAACATCTCAATCGTGAAGCGCTCATTGGGCGAGTGCAGCCCGTCGTCGTCCAGGCCGTAGCCCATCATTACCACCGGGATGCCCATCAGGTCGGCGATCTCGGCCACGACGGGGATGCTGCCGCCGCCGCGGGTGAACACCGGCGTCGCGCCCCAGCCCTTCTCGTAGGCCAGCGAAGCGGCTTGCATCTCCGGAATGTCGAACGGGAACAGCGCCGGCTTGCCGGTGGTGATGAGGCGTACCTCGACGGTCACGGTCGGCGGGGTGATGGACGCGACGTAGCTCTTGAGCAACTCGAAGATCTTGTGCGGGTCCTGATTGCCCACCAGGCGTGAGCTAATCTTGCAGCCCGCCTTGGAGGGCACGATGGTTTTGGGGCCGGGGCCGGTCCAGCCGCTCCACAGGCCGTTGATGTCCAGCGTCGGCCGCGCGGCGATGCGCTCGCGGATATTGAACGCGGCGTCGCCCCACACGGCGGGCACGCCGGTGGAGGCCTTGTACTGTTCCTCGGTCAGGTCGGTCTTGGCGATCATCGCCCGCTCGTCGGCCGTCAACGGTACGACGTCGTCATAGAAGCCGGGAATGGCGATGGTGTTGTCGGCGTTATAGAGCTTGCCCAGGATTTCGACCAGGGCCAGGGCCGGGTTGTGCACCGCGCCGCCCCACAGGCCGCTGTGCAGGTCATCGGTGGGGCCGTGGACTTCGATCTCGACGTAGGTCATGCCGCGCAGGCTGTGGAGGATAGCCGGCTCTTCGATGGAGCGCATCGACGTATCGCTGATGATGCACACGTCGCCGCGCAGCAGCTCCAGGTGTTCCTTGATGAAGGGCACCAGATTGGGCGAGGATACTTCCTCTTCGCCCTCGAGGAGCATCTTGACGTTGACCGGCGCGCGGCCGGCGGTCTTCAGGTAGGATTCCAGGGCCTTGACGTGGATGAACAGTTGCCCCTTGTCGTCGGTGGCCCCACGAGCGTAGATTTTGCCGTCTTTCTCCACCGGCTCGAACGGGTCGGTATGCCAGCCGTCTTCCATCAGGGCGGGCACGACGTCGTAATGGCCGTAGACCAGCACGGTGGGCTTGTCGGGGCCGGCGCCCAGCCATTCACCATAGACGACGGGGTGGCCGGCCGTGGGCATGATGGCGACGTTGTCCAGCCCCAGACCGCGCATATGCTCATCAAGCCACGCCGCCATGCGGCGGATGTCGCCGGCGTGGGCCGGGTCGCCGCTCAGGCTGGGGATGCGCAACATCTCGTGCAGTTCCAGCCTAAATCGTTCGGCGTTTTCGCGGGAATATTGGCGGGCCGCAGTACTCAACTCTTCCATGTGAACGTAGTTACTCCTTATCTGGTCTCTTCATCGAGAAAGAGATGAACCGAGATGTATGAGAGAACTGGCGGCACGATCGATTGGCTCCCACCCATACGAAATGAGGAGATCGAGCGATCTCTCCAACCAAGTTTCTCAATTGTCAACGTAAAATAGGGCGGCTGTCCCCGGCACCCTATCGTCATTATATTGAAGACTTTCGTCTAATACAATGTTCTAAAGGCCAAGCAATTGTCGTTTCTTGGCCTCGAAGTCGTCGGCGGTGATGATGCCCATATCGCGCAACTCGGCCAGTTGTTTCAGTTCGGTAATATAGTCCGGCGCGGCGGGGGCAGGCGGCGCGCTGGGGGCAACCGGGGCGACGGTCGCGGCCGGGGCGACGGTCGCGGCCGGGGCAGCGGGTGCGGCCGGGGCCGCGCTCGCGGTCGGGGCGGCAGCCTCCGGCCCGACGGCTTCGATGGCGGCCACGTCGGCGTCGGTCAACTCCTGCGTTTCGATATCGAGTTCATCGATGGCCGCTTCCAGTTGTTCTTCGGTCAAATCTTCGGGCTTTTTGCCGGTGTGGGCCTCAATGCGCTGGGCGTCTGCCTGTTTCATCTTGATGGCCGAGGCCGTGCTGCCCACGGCGATGGCGACCAGGCCGCCGGTCAAAATGATACGCCGGCGACGCATGCGGATGCGGCGGCGGTGTATCCGCCTAACACTGCGGCGAGTCGAACGGAGTGAACTTCGTCTTCTCATCGTTTTCCACCTATAGGTAAAGTGACTTAGGATACTGATCCAATTATGGCAGTCAATTGCCGTAATATCAATAAAATACCGTATTTCTTATCGAAGCCCGGCATTTTGATTTTATCCGGCCTCTTCTTCATCCTCGACAGCCGGCTCATCGGGGATACGCCCATACAGGTAGGCCAGTTCGGTCAGCCCCAACGCGATCCCCGCCGCGCGGGCGTTGAACATTTCCCGCGTGTAGCGCCACTGCCACCAGCCGCCTTCCTTGCCGGGGTAATTCATGCGCGCTTCGTTATCGAGCACGAACAAATCCTGCATGGGGATGATGGCGATGGCCGACACCGAGGCGTAGGCCAGCCGGATGATGTCCCAGACGATGTCGCGGCCCGACGACGCCGTATAACGGCGCACGTGGTCGCGCTCGGCCTCGCTGGCGTTCAGATACCAGCCCAGGGTGGTTTCGTTGTCGTGGGTTCCGGTATAGACGACCGAGTTCTGGGTGAAGGTATGGGGTAGGAAGGTGCTGTTGCGCTCGCCGCCGAAGGCGAACTGGAGGATCTTCATCCCCGGAAAGGCGAAGCGGTCGCGCAGGGCCTCCACTTCGGGGGTAATGACGCCCAGGTCTTCGGCGATGATCGGCAGATCGCCCAACTTGGCCTTGATGGCCTCGAAGACGGCCGCGTTCGGCCCCTTGACCCATTGGCCCACGACGGCCGTCGGTTCCGACGCCGGGATCTCCCAATAGCCCTCGAAGCCGCGGAAGTGATCGATGCGCACGATGTCGGCCTGCACGAGGTTCATGTGGATGCGTTGCACCCACCAACTGTAATTATCGGCGGCCATCTTCTCCCAGTTATAGAGCGGGTTGCCCCAGCGTTGGCCCGTCGCGCTGAAATAGTCCGGCGGCACCCCGGCCACCACCGTGGGCGAGCCGTCTTTCTTCAGATGGAACAGGTCGGGATGCGACCACACGTCGGCGCTATCGTAGGCGACAAAGATGGGAATGTCGCCGATGATCTTGATGCCCCGCTCGTTGGCGTAGGCTTTCAATTCCAGCCATTGTTTGTAGAACAGGAATTGCTGGAATTTGTGCAGCTCGATCTCGCCCGCCAGTTGGTTCGTCCACTGCTTCATGGCCCGCACCTGACGCTTGGCAATGGCGCTGGGCCACAGATTCCACACCCCGCCCTCTTGCTCCTTATGGTACTCCTTCAGGGCCATGAA is drawn from Candidatus Promineifilum breve and contains these coding sequences:
- the pepT gene encoding peptidase T — encoded protein: MTTQFDAEVEERLVRYCKIDTPSDEKSPTSPSTEIQYDLLKLLVDELNEIGAQDVRLTEYGAALATIPATVAGDIPTIAFLAHVDTSPAFNAFGVKPIVHRGYDGGDIVLPDDPEQVLSAQAFPYLAAKIGDDIVTASGTTLLGADDKAGIAIIMAAARHLLAHPEIPHGPIRICFTPDEEIGRGVHADLPGDLGAEFAYTLDGAELGELVYETFSADKATVKVQGVSIHPGQAKDQLVNALHLAAKIIDTLPQVTLTPETTEGRQGFIHIYAINGGAAAAELHFILRDFEMAELEAQGALIRQVCATIQATEPRAHITCEVTPQYRNMRYWLEKDMRPVDMAVDAYAAAGIEHYFMPIRGGTDGSRLTEKGVPTPNLFTGMQNIHGPLEWVSVQDMGYATEMCIKLAERWGSEGQ
- the glsA gene encoding glutaminase A, producing MVEPIEGEVGSTFISTGHLPSSGMVQALVDQARERFKDNDEGQNASHYPALALVPRDLFGICLTGSDGQVFTAGDVDVDFTIMSIAKPFTLALIYQVLGAEIVRQKVGLNATGLPFNSVQAIELHPDRKTNPMVNPGALATVSLVPGRTAEDKWSFIREGLSRFAGRELTLNEQIYASASASNSRNRGISRILYDYKRLYFDPEETTDVYTRQSSLNVTARDLAVMAATLADGGVNPLTGERVIEASHCRHVLAVMVISGMYNSSGEWLFDVGLPAKSGVGGGIITVAPGKGGMATFAPPLDPSGNSIRGKLATMFLSERLGLNMLASASA
- a CDS encoding AbgT family transporter, with translation MSKAPAAKPETSGWLGTVERIGNKVPHPVLMFLYLIIGIIVLSALMAWMGVSVTEQIAVPITDGAETEFYADSTEPLEDFPAEPLDTDFEIQETIIPIRSLLDTEGIRFIFTSFVSNFAGFGVVAVVFVAMMGAGVAEESGLMTALIHNLVEVSPRWMLSFIIIFVGVLSSVATDAGYLILIPLGAAAFLSVKRNPLVGVAAAYGGVSAIFAINILITPLDAMLTEITNEAIALAGGQPITIVSNLYFQVVLSILLSIIAALITDRIVEPRVGAFVPEPGAQTTTDVKLDKAAQGRGMRFAGLGAGAVILIVFLLTVFPGAPLRDPVTGGIIGATPFMDSLLFIIMLVFLMAGIGYGYGAKTFSGSGDVIKAVTKTFAGLAGLVFMLLMISQFIAYFNYSNMPSVIAVTLAGWLEQANIGAIPLLVGFIVVIMMLDIIIPGAMPKWAIFAPIFVPLFIRLGTAPQTVLAAYRIGDSPMNVITPLMVYLPFIITVMQRYRKDSGIGTVIAMMLPYTLILAVAWIILFILWYVLGIPLGPGYPPVM
- a CDS encoding MFS transporter encodes the protein MSKQAVANVNTPEKVTWLYMGIIVLAQMQMAFNVNAIPVSIGPIVEELNVPSTGVGTALVVYSLFVAAFVMVGAKLGKIFGDRLVFQITVLLHGLAMAVMAISQNASMMNAAQAMAGLAAAALVPTLVVLIAANYSGPQKSQALGILAATPALSGALAFFVAGFLGTYLSWRYSFGLLTFVSIVVFLLSFRLHPVPRQSGVKIDAIGVALSAIAVILISFGFNNLNNWGIVLASSNAPFNLVGLSPAMLFVVFGLLLFQAFFAWSHQRAELGRMPLLSLEVLDSPTERATIICLLVIGALGPAVNFLIPLFIQIVQGRTTMQTAIAVVPYTLSIAASAIFIVRFYDRFTPRRIAIVAFALVAAGLTLLSFVVGNNWGTAMVILGLLLVGLGEGSLLTLLFNVMVTSAPKSLAGDVGALRGVANNLSTALGTAFAGVVAVGLLSLFISSAIAQANPPRALLRQVNLDNVNFISNDQLDDFLAQTTATPEQVAMAVNINEMARLRALRASFLILGAFALLAIFPALGLPDYAPGDEPPPPPVEVTKPKPRSRKKAPAK
- a CDS encoding leucyl aminopeptidase — protein: MNITVKSGNVLREASDLAVLAAFEDAALPDAAAGLLEPDDFRGRAGQTLLLYPRGAVAARRLLLVGLGKRDKVTAESVRRAAATAVRQARELQVAALSIGVVDDLPLDGAATGQALAEGLHLGAYRYWKYRTGLTTEQTFVVESATVYTGDEREADVRAGIATGQIVARGVMFARDLVNSPGYAMTPARMGEEAIELEQRVGLKATVLDKAQLTEQGFGGILAVGQGSANDPRFIIMEYGAAQEGTPTICLVGKGLTFDSGGLSIKPAEAMDTMKSDMGGSAAVFGAMQIVAELGLPLHVVGLVSSAENMPSGTSYRPGDVVTTLSGKTIEVLNTDAEGRIILADALHYAQRYNPAAIVELSTLTGAIIIALGSHATGMVATDDLLAERVSRAGEISGERVWQLPLWQEYHDMIKSEIADLKNIGGREGGSITAGAFLAAFVGDYPFVHLDIAGTAWAGAPSKPYDAHGGTGVGVRLLTEFLRGYAQ